In Octopus sinensis unplaced genomic scaffold, ASM634580v1 Contig10970, whole genome shotgun sequence, the following are encoded in one genomic region:
- the LOC115228797 gene encoding coiled-coil domain-containing protein 40-like: protein MSQENLSDISFEERNQNEGLVAENSVINNSEIKSSNENDGCTEDMSPSEIIEETVTEMERNSNGEMQSVDEITILDPNHPLMIRFQKQLFEHLTKQREKYELESATLKDQLNKSKDKREEIGVRLYERQQELASLQAQLEDLMEQLSEKSLTNERTLYEIEEHRKIANKLRDTSTEESKEENPSGELDLSIQNIGNIESELKEIFLVEQDVIHMQANIEKLNAIVCSKKAKEEELFNDTILQEKDFIKKLKVV from the exons ATGAGCCAAGAAAATTTATCAGATATCTCGTTTGAAGAAAGGAATCAGAATGAAGGTCTTGTTGCAGAAAATTCGGTTATAAATAACTCTGAAATTAAATCATCAAACGAAAATGACGGTTGTACTGAAGATATGTCACCGAGTGAGATTATTGAAGAAACCGTTACTGAGATGGAAAGAAATTCAAATGGCGAAATGCAATCAGTTGACGAAATTACAATTCTGGACCCTAACCATCCTTTAATGATTCGTTTCCAGAAACAACTGTTCGAACATCTGACCAAACAGCGAGAAAAATACGAATTAGAATCGGCAACATTG aaagaccaattgaataagtctaaagacaaaagagaagaaattgGAGTGCGTTTATATGAACGACAACAAGAATTGGCATCTCTGCAAGCACAGCTGGAAGACCTTATGGAACAGTTGTCCGAAAAATCTCTCACGAATGAAAGAACATTGTACGAAATTGAAGAGCATCGCAAGATAGCAAATAAACTCAGAGATACCAGCACTGAGGAATCAAAGGAGG AAAATCCGAGTGGAGAGTTAGATTTGTCAATTCAAAATATAGGAAACATTGAAAgtgaactgaaagaaatatttttggtGGAGCAGGATGTGATTCACATGCAAGCTAACATAGAAAAACTAAATGCGATTGTGTGTAGTAAGAAAGCAAAAGAAGAGGAACTATTTAATGACACAATCCTTCAGGAAAAAgattttatcaaaaaattaaagGTAGTTTAG